In a genomic window of Molothrus ater isolate BHLD 08-10-18 breed brown headed cowbird chromosome 17, BPBGC_Mater_1.1, whole genome shotgun sequence:
- the RAE1 gene encoding mRNA export factor RAE1, with translation MSLFGSTSGFGTGGTSMFGSTTADNHNPMKDIEVTSPPDDSISCLAFSPPTLPGNFLIAGSWANDVRCWEVQDNGQTIPKAQQMHTGPVLDACWSDDGSKVFTASCDKTAKMWDLNSNQAIQIAQHDAPVKTIHWIKAPNYSCVMTGSWDKTLKFWDTRSPTPMMTLQLPERCYCADVVHPMAAVATAERGLIVYQLENQPSEFRRIESPLKHQHRCVAIFKDKVNKPTGFALGSIEGRVAIHYINPPNPAKDNFTFKCHRSNGTNTSAPQDIYAVNGIAFHPVHGTLATVGSDGRFSFWDKDARTKLKTSEQLDQPISACCFNHNGNIFAYASSYDWSKGHEFYNPQKKNYIFLRNAAEELKPRNKK, from the exons ATGAGTCTGTTCGGATCCACGTCGGGGTTCGGTACCGGCGGTACCAGCATGTTCGGCAGCACGACAGCCGACAACCACAACCCCATGAAG GATATTGAAGTAACATCTCCACCTGATGACAGCATATCTTGTTTAGCGTTTAGTCCACCAACGCTGCCGGGTAATTTCCTCATTGCAGGATCATGGGCAAATGAT GTTCGCTGCTGGGAGGTTCAGGATAACGGACAGACAATTCCAAAGGCTCAGCAGATGCACACAGGGCCTGTACTTGATGCCTGCTGGAGTGAT gATGGGAGTAAAGTATTTACTGCTTCATGTGATAAAACTGCCAAGATGTGGGATCTCAACAGTAATCAAGCAATTCAGATTGCACAA CATGATGCTCCTGTGAAGACCATCCATTGGATTAAAGCCCCAAATTACAGCTGTGTGATGACAGGAAGCTGGGATAAAACTTTGAAG TTCTGGGATACCCGTTCACCAACTCCTATGATgactctgcagctccctgaaaggtgtTACTGTGCAGATGTG GTTCATCCTATGGCAGCTGTGGCCACTGCAGAAAGGGGTTTGATAGTTTATCAGTTAGAGAACCAACCTTCTGAATTTAGAAGAATAGAATCTCCTCTGAAACACCAG CATCGCTGCGTTGCTATTTTCAAAGACAAAGTGAACAAACCAACTGGATTTGCCCTTGGGAGCATTGAAGGCAGAGTAGCTATTCATTATATCAACCCCCCAAACCC tGCAAAAGataatttcacttttaaatgcCATCGCTCCAATGGAACAAACACATCAGCACCTCAGGACATCTATGCT GTTAATGGCATTGCATTCCACCCTGTCCATGGTACTCTGGCCACAGTAGGGTCTGATGGGAGATTCAGCTTCTGGGATAAAGATGCACGGACAAAGCTAAaaacctcagagcagctggacCAGCCAATATCTGCTTGTTGTTTCAACCACAATGGCAATATATTTGCTTATGCTTCCAGCTATGATTGGTCAAAG ggTCATGAATTCTATAatccacagaagaaaaactacatttttctgcgaaatgcagcagaagagctgaagCCCAGGAATAAGAAGTAG
- the SPO11 gene encoding meiotic recombination protein SPO11, with protein MEEHSLCPTETPAGNKARKTSLAAQESHVPSSEVLEAIENVIQGVLQSLAQKKAPVLTVANRADWRNIEFKDSVGLQMVPGCTTKLIRSDCPQSARRFALMLKILSMIYKMVQSNTYATKRDIYYSDTLLFGSQSVVDQIINDISCMLKIPRRSLHVLSTTKGFVAGNLSYTEEDGTKVNCTCSATAVTVPSNVQGIKNLSSHAKFILIVEKDATFQRLLDDDFFSKVSPCIMITGRGIPDLNTRLLVRKLWDSFQIPIFTLMDADPHGVEIMCVYKYGSVSMSFEAHHLTVPSVKWLGLLPSDLERLNICKDALIPFTKQDENKLASIKRRPYIACQPLWKKELEIMAASKLKAEIQVLTTVSADYLSRVYLPNKLQFGGWL; from the exons ATGGAGGAGCACAGTCTGTGTCCCACTGAAACTCCAGCTGGGAACAAGGCCAGAAAAACAAGTCTGGCTGCTCAGGAGAGCCACGTCCCCag TTCTGAGGTTCTTGAAGCAATAGAAAATGTTATCCAAGGTGTACTTCAAAGCCTGGCCCAAAAAAAAGCACCTGTTCTCACAGTGGCCAACAGAGCAGACTGGAGGAACATAGA ATTTAAAGATTCTGTAGGTCTACAGATGGTACCAGGTTGTACTACTAAACTAATAAGAAGTGACTGCCCTCAATCAGCAAGAAGATTTG ctctgatgCTCAAAATATTATCAATGATCTATAAGATGGTGCAGAGCAACACTTATGCAACTAAAAG AGATATATATTATTCAGATACTCTCCTGTTTGGTAGCCAAAGTGTTGTGGACCAAATAATCAATGACATTTCTTGCATGCTTAAGATACCTCGGAGAAGTCTACACGTG ctgtCTACAACTAAAGGTTTTGTTGCTGGTAATTTAAGTTACACTGAGGAAGATGGTACAAAAGTGAATTGTACCTGCAGTGCAACA gCAGTCACCGTGCCATCTAATGTTCAAGGAATTAAAA ATTTATCCTCACATGCCAAATTTATATTAATTGTAGAAAAAGATGCAACTTTCCAGAGACTCCTGGATGATGACTTCTTCAGTAAAGTGTCCCCATGTATCATGATCACG gGAAGAGGCATACCAGATCTTAATACACGCCTTTTGGTCAGGAAGCTGTGGGATTCTTTTCAAATTCCTATTTTCACCCTTATGGATGCAGATCCACATG GTGTAGAAATAATGTGCGTCTACAAATATGGATCTGTG TCAATGTCCTTTGAGGCCCACCATCTCACCGTTCCCTCTGTCAAGTGGCTTGGTCTCCTTCCATCTGATCTCGAGAG aTTAAACATATGCAAAGATGCCTTGATTCCATTTACAAAGcaagatgaaaataaattagcaaGTATTAAGAGGAGACCTTACATTGCTTGTCAGCCACTGTGGAAAAAAGAG CTGGAAATTATGGCAGCATCTAAACTGAAGGCTGAAATTCAAGTTTTAACTACTGTCTCAGCAGATTACCTGTCCAGAGTCTATTTACCAAACAAACTGCAGTTTGGTGGATGGCTGTGA